CGCGAAGGCGTCGGCATGGTGGCCGAAGCGGCGCATCCACGGCGTTCCCTGGGCCGAGGGCGGCGCCAGCACCAGCGCCCGCTTGAGCAGCGCGGCATCGACGCCCGCATCGGTCACGCGCAGCGTCCCGGGCAAGGCCACGCCCGCGGCGCGGTACACCGCGTTGAGCGGCTCGACGGCGCCGTGCACCACGATCGGCCCGATGGAGGCATCCACGCCATGCAGGATGCGCTGCGCCTTGCCGAAGGCATAGCAGAACAGCACCGATGCGCGGCCGGCCTCCGCGTTGGCGCGCCACCAGGCGTCGATCTCGGCGAACAGCACGGCCTGCGTGGGCCAGCGGTAGATCGGCAGGCCGAAGGTCGACTCGGTGATGAAGGTGTCGCAGGGCACGGGCTCGAAGGGCGCGCAGGTGCCGTCGGGCTCGGTCTTGTAGTCGCCCGAGGCCACCCAGACGCGGCCGCCGTGTTCGAGCCGCACCTGCGCCGAGCCCAGCACGTGGCCGGCCGGGTGCAGCGAGACGCGCACGCCGTGGTGCTCGATGGCTTCGCCATACGGCAGCGTCTGCAGCGCGATGTCGGCGCCGAGCCGCGTGCGCAGCGTGCCGGCGCTGTCGGTGTGCGCGAGGTAGTGGCCGTGGCCGGCGCGCGCGTGGTCCGAATGCGCGTGCGTGATGACGGCGCGCGCTACCGGCCGCCAGGGGT
This genomic window from Variovorax paradoxus contains:
- a CDS encoding ligase-associated DNA damage response exonuclease yields the protein MTAPLPHSSALRPGDLVVARPEGLYCPPGDFYIDPWRPVARAVITHAHSDHARAGHGHYLAHTDSAGTLRTRLGADIALQTLPYGEAIEHHGVRVSLHPAGHVLGSAQVRLEHGGRVWVASGDYKTEPDGTCAPFEPVPCDTFITESTFGLPIYRWPTQAVLFAEIDAWWRANAEAGRASVLFCYAFGKAQRILHGVDASIGPIVVHGAVEPLNAVYRAAGVALPGTLRVTDAGVDAALLKRALVLAPPSAQGTPWMRRFGHHADAFASGWMQLRGTRRRRGVDRGFVMSDHADWPGLQQAIAGTGAERVFVTHGSVAVMVRWLSENGLEAQGFRTEYGDEDDQETPSPSGGGLGRGQAALDVDAASPHPDLPPAGEGAKP